A window of Sander vitreus isolate 19-12246 chromosome 18, sanVit1, whole genome shotgun sequence contains these coding sequences:
- the flrt2 gene encoding leucine-rich repeat transmembrane protein FLRT2, translated as MEFLAGPWNKDWASFLQFWLTVILSLQMQFSPGASCPDECRCDKPFVYCNERSLTSVPLGIQEGFKVLFLHNNQINNAGFPVELHNVATVETVYLYGNQLDEFPINLPKNTRVLHLQENNIQTISKAALAQLTQLEELHLDDNSISTVGVEEGAFREAVSLKLLFLTKNHLSSVPIGLPEDLKELRLDENRIAHIAEEAFQNVTRLQRLLLDGNLLTDEGIAPGTFQELATLRELALARNSLTFPPPLLPSQSLVKLSLQENQIDQIPVAAFADLNRLEKLDVSSNQLQTLTQGVFDGLSSLKHLIVRNNPWRCDCAVKWVVVWLKSLPSSVNARGFVCLSPDKVRGMAIRELTLDIIECPVDADQPPWPTLRSTPPPPPTTTAITTMISTLITTSIPYVFDSPSPPLPPIHNNPAGPLPPYEDPLQISFHVVNSTSIEVSWASYFTVTAYKVTWVKRGQSQINEGMRERTVSGDRRRTSLTNLEPRSVYRICVHVLDTLNSYRPGEDTICSEARTKAVVSTKAPGEQAPQESINSTLLMAAIIGGAVLIILLTLLSLFCWHMHRKSRSSSTKWKYNRGRRKDDYGEAGTKKDNSILEMTETSFQIVALNNEQLLKGDFRIQPIYTPNGGIGFRDCHLSNNSIAYCKSSNVPSTEFCHT; from the coding sequence ATGGAGTTTCTGGCTGGACCTTGGAATAAAGATTGGGCTTCATTCTTGCAATTTTGGTTGACTGTTATCCTAAGCCTCCAAATGCAATTCAGCCCGGGTGCCTCTTGCCCGGACGAGTGTCGTTGTGACAAACCGTTTGTGTACTGCAACGAGCGCAGCCTGACATCAGTGCCTCTGGGGATACAGGAGGGCTTCAAGGTCCTCTTCCTACATAACAACCAGATAAACAATGCTGGCTTCCCCGTGGAACTTCACAATGTGGCCACAGTGGAGACTGTGTATCTTTACGGCAACCAGTTGGACGAGTTTCCCATCAATCTGCCCAAAAACACCAGGGTCCTGCATCTCCAGGAGAACAACATCCAAACCATCTCCAAGGCAGCCCTGGCCCAGCTGACTCAACTGGAGGAGCTGCACCTCGATGATAACTCCATCTCCACAGTGGGGGTGGAAGAAGGCGCCTTTAGGGAGGCGGTAAGCCTCAAACTCCTCTTCCTCACCAAGAACCACTTAAGCAGCGTTCCCATTGGCCTTCCAGAGGACTTAAAAGAGCTGCGGTTGGACGAGAACCGCATCGCTCACATCGCAGAGGAGGCCTTTCAGAATGTGACCCGCCTACAGCGCCTCCTGCTGGACGGGAACCTGCTCACGGACGAGGGCATCGCACCAGGGACCTTCCAGGAACTGGCGACCCTCCGTGAGCTGGCCCTGGCCCGCAACTCCCTCAccttcccccctcccctcctgccCAGCCAGTCACTCGTCAAATTGAGCCTGCAGGAGAACCAGATCGACCAGATTCCTGTGGCGGCCTTCGCCGACCTAAACCGTCTGGAAAAACTGGACGTCTCCAGCAACCAGCTTCAGACTCTCACACAGGGCGTGTTCGACGGCCTGTCGAGCCTCAAGCATCTCATAGTGCGAAACAACCCCTGGCGTTGTGACTGCGCTGTGAAGTGGGTGGTGGTGTGGCTGAAGTCTTTGCCCTCCTCCGTCAACGCGCGAGGGTTCGTGTGCCTGAGTCCGGACAAGGTGCGCGGCATGGCGATCCGAGAGCTCACGCTGGATATCATAGAGTGCCCGGTCGACGCCGACCAGCCACCCTGGCCCACCCTCCGCTCCACGCCCCCTCCCCCGCCCACAACCACCGCCATCACTACCATGATCTCCACCCTCATCACCACATCCATCCCGTACGTCTTTGACTCACCCTCCCCTCCCTTACCTCCGATCCATAACAACCCCGCTGGGCCCCTGCCTCCTTACGAGGACCCCCTTCAGATCTCCTTCCACGTGGTCAACTCCACCAGCATCGAGGTGAGCTGGGCTTCCTATTTCACCGTCACGGCCTACAAAGTAACTTGGGTCAAAAGGGGCCAAAGCCAAATAAACGAAGGAATGCGGGAGAGGACGGTGAGCGGGGACCGGCGGCGTACTAGCCTCACCAACCTGGAGCCCCGATCTGTGTATCGGATCTGCGTGCATGTGCTGGACACCCTAAACTCCTACAGGCCCGGAGAGGATACTATATGCTCCGAGGCCAGGACCAAAGCTGTTGTGTCTACTAAGGCTCCCGGTGAGCAAGCTCCACAGGAGAGCATCAACTCCACGCTGCTCATGGCTGCGATCATAGGCGGGGCGGTGCTCATCATCCTGTTAACGCTGCTCAGCCTGTTCTGCTGGCACATGCACAGGAAGAGCCGGTCGTCTTCGACCAAGTGGAAATACAACCGGGGCAGGAGAAAAGACGACTACGGCGAGGCTGGAACCAAGAAGGATAACTCCATTCTGGAGATGACCGAGACCAGTTTCCAGATAGTGGCGCTGAACAATGAGCAGCTGCTCAAGGGAGATTTCCGCATTCAGCCCATCTACACGCCCAACGGGGGCATCGGATTTAGAGACTGTCACCTCAGTAACAACAGCATAGCTTACTGCAAGAGCAGCAACGTGCCCAGTACAGAGTTCTGCCACACGTGA